GTCGAGTAGATCACCACGCCATCGGACGGCCTCACGAGCGAGACGATGGCCGCGCCATCCGGTCTCGGTGGGGATGACTGCAGAGTCACCGTCCCCCGAAGGGTAGCGAGCGTGAGCGCGGTGTTGATGTTCGCGTCGACGGCCGTCAGCTGCTGCCCGGCAGAGACGGTGAGAGTGGATGCCGCGGCCGACGTCGGTGAGGCACGCCACCACTGACGGAACGACCCCTTCTCCTTCGGCGTGAAAGAGACCGAGTACGAGCCGGGAGCGACGCCCGGGAAGCGGTAGGCACCGTCCGCTCCGGTCGTCGCCGTCGGCGACGGCAGCCCGGGATACCGGGGAGTGAGCTTCACCGTCACCGCGGCCACGGGCGCACCCGAGCTCTGCAACCGGGCGGTACCCGACACGGTTGCGGCGGCGACAAGGGAGACGTCGATCGTCCGATCGGTGTCGGGCGCCGCTGTCGTCGACCGGAAAACGGTCGAGTAGCGCAGGGATGGGTCGGTGTACGTCACCTTGACGCCGACGGTGCCTGCGAAGGGGCCGATCGTGTACCTGCCCGACGACGACGTGATGACCGTGGCGGCCGTCTGGGCAGAGACGGCAATGTTCGGCAGCGGCTTACCTGCCGGGGAGGTGACCACACCAGTGATGAACGTCTTCTCCGACATCTGAAAATCCGCGTTCGTCACCTTCTGGCCTGCGACCACCTCGACTATCTGAGGGGAAGGCTGATTCAGAAGAGGATCGGACACGGGCTGCACCGCATACTGAGCCTTTGTCAGACCGTTGATTCTGAAGTAACCCGCGGCATCCGTGGTGGCCGTGAAGATGATGCTCCCATGAGAGTTGTCCTTCGCTTGGACAACCAGTCCACCGACACCGACAGACGGAAGGGCGGTGGTGGTGATGTGGCCAGAGATGACCGCGGACGGAAGGAGGACGACGGTCGTCGAGAGTGTGGCATTCGGCGTCAGCACAAATGCCGGTGAATCCTCCAATGAGCGCGCTACGAAGTCGCCGGAGTGCGCAGCCGAACCGGCCAGACGGTAGGAGACGCGATTCGGGCTCTCCCCCGCACACGTTCGAGTGGCGAGCGCGTCAGTGAAGGTGAACTTCCCGGCACTGTCGGTCACCACAGACTTGTCGTAGACGGTGCGTGGTTCCTCACCATCGCAGCCGAATGCCTCACCGGAGAGCGTCACCCGCACGCCCGCCAGTCGAGGCCCCCCAGAGCTGCCGCCGAAGACGACTCCCGACACCGAGCCCAAGGTGTCTCCCTCCGCCGCGTCAGCCTGTGCGACCACCGGGCCCGCAATCACGAGCCCTGCCGCCACAGCGAGGGCAGCGAGGATCGCCGCCCCGCGCATCCGAAAACCGCCGAGTCGTCGAAGATCCACGTCAGTCATGTTCCCCCCAAGGAAAGGCACCGAGCCTGGGAACAACCTACCGTCAGCCGGCCCCGAACGGGCTACTCGAACGCGGCTACTCGAAAGCAGCCTCGAAGCCGCAGGCGGGGCAGATCCACACGCCGAGGTCGAGGGCGGCCTCGGCCCGTTCCTCGTCGCGCGTGATGGTGTGCCCACAGTTGGGGCAGGAGAATTCGGCCATGGGGCGATCCTATTGCTCGCGCGTGGCCGCTGCCTGCGCCGCGACGAGCTTGGCATCGATGCCGGTCGCCGGGCACAGCTAACCTGTGACGCATGGGTGAGGTCAACGACAGGTACCGCGGCATCCTGAAGTCGGTCGGCAACACGGAACGGCTGCAGTACTTCAGCGATGCGGTCTTCGCCATCGCGCTCACACTGCTGGTCCTAGAGATCGCGTTGCCCGAGATCCAGGATCCGACCAACCTCACCATCAACGAGGGCCTACTCGACCTCTGGCCGAAGTTTCTGGCATATGCGCTGAGTTTCGGCGTGATCGCCATCAACTGGGCGGGGCACCACCGCAAATTCGCGGTCACCACCGGTTTCGACGCCGGCGTGGTGTGGATCGACCTGCTCCTGCTGTTCCTCATCGCGTTCCTCCCGTTCCCCACGTCGCTGCTCAGCGACTACCCGGGCTACGTCACCCCGGTCATCCTCTACGCCGCCATCGTGAGCGCGATCAGCCTCGTGCAGTTCTGGCTCTGGTCGTACGCGTATCGCAAGTCGTTCCTCGACGAGCGCATCGATCGTTCGATCTACCGGATGGTCAGGGCCGACCTCCTCGTCGTGCCAGTCGTCTTCATTGTGTCGATCCCGATCGCGCTGCTGCCGTTCGACTGGGCCGCCTTCGCGGCGATGTACTTCTGGATCGTGACGTGGCCGGCGAACATCGTCATCGGGCGTCTCCGAGCCCGTACTTCCGCGTGAATACAGGTAACCCTGCCCTTCGTTAGCCGAGCCTCAGCTTGCTTGCGCGACATTTCAGGCTGAGTAACGTTGAGGTCACTGACCCGCCCGATGGGTCGCAGACTTCAGAAGGGAGACGTCATGTCCGACGTTGTCACCACCATCAAGAGCTCGTCCAACCCGGATGTCGCCGCAGCCGCCGCGCAGTTCCTCAGCCAGGTCGTCATCGACTCGCAGGCGCTCGTGCTGAACGGCAAGCAGGCCCACTGGCACGTTCGTGGGGCGAACTTCATCGCCGTGCACGAGCTGATCGACGAGATCGTCGAGCACGCCGAAGACCACGCCGACACCGCCGCTGAGCGCGTCGTCGCCCTGGGCCTCCCGATCGACGCCCGCGTGGGCACGGTCGCCGCAAAGACCACGCTGCCCGAACTGCCCGCCGGGTTCCAGCCCGCCGAGGTCATGGTCGCCGTTCTGGTCGCCTCGATCGACGCCCTGCTCGTCAGCGTGAACAAGGCGATCACCGAGCTCGGCGCTATCGATGCTCCCAGCCAGGATGTCGCGATCCAGATCGCGCGCAGCCTCGAGAAGGACCGCTGGTTCCTCTTCGCTCACATCGCGACCGTCTAGACGCTCCGCGACACCGCTTCAGGCCGAAAGGGCTCCGTCATGGGGCCCTTTCGTCGTTTCGTCGTTCGCCTCCACTGAATCGGCGGCCCTGGCGCAATCCGTCGCGAAGACGGCCGCGGATCGGGCTGTGGCCGCCGATTCGTCGTCGCGCCCGCCTATCGGGCCCGATGGGTGCCACGGATCAGGTGTCAGGCACGCCTGCGCCAGACTTTTCTGATATTCTCTCAGTTGTGATTCCCGTGCCCCAGCCCCGAAGCGGAGCCGCTTTAGGCGAGCAACCCCCGGGCCCGGCTACGCAGCTGCCGCAACATCTCGATGGCGCCAGACCGCCCCGCCATCGGCCGGCAGCCGTTGTCGTCATCGTGATCGCAGTGGTGTTTGCCGGAATCGCCGTCGGCGTCGCCCTGCTGCTCGGCCGCGGGTTCGATCTGGTGCTCATCGGGCTCATCGCCGCGTTCCTGGTGCTCGGGGGGCTCGGCTTCGCACTCCGTTTCCTCCCCAGCACTCTTCCGCTGGTCCCCACGGCGCGAAGCGCCCTGGGGTTCCTGGCGCTTGCCACCCTCGCCGTGCTGGTCTCCCTCTACGTCTATCCTCTCTTCGCGAACGGTACGGGGCCGGGGCGCGGGTTCGCTCCCGCAGGGCCCTCGGTGAGCCTCACCAGGCAGGCGACCGTCGTCTACTCGCTGACGGGAAGCGCGGGCGCCCGTGTGAGTGCGGCGTCCCCCCTGCCAAGCGGCGACTCGGCACCGGAGACGGTCGACCAGCTCCCGTGGGAGAAGTCGGTGCAGCTCACGGTCGACAGGACCACGCCCGGCACCTTCACCCTGGTCGCCATCGGGCTTCCCGCGGGTGATGACGCCCAGCTCGCCTGCACGATCACCCTCGACGGGACAGTTGTCGCGCATGAGGAATCGACCGGAGAGTTCCGCTCCGTCTTCTGCAGCGGCACACCGTAGTGGGACGTCTCACTCGGGTGGCCGTTGCGGCGGCGGTCGGCCTGCTCCTTGCCGCAGTGATCGTGCTGGCGATCATCCAGCGGCTGCATCTCTACCCCGGGCTGGCACGTCTCTGGGAATGACGAGCGCGGTCGCACCGGCGGCCCTCTGCGCAGATGGCCGCCGGAGGGTCAGGCGAGGGCGGTAGCCCAGGGGGCGAGGTGTGTGGGGCGGCCGGCGAGGAACGTGGCCGAGACGGGCATCCCGCGGAGCTCGTCAGGGTCGGAGGCCAGCGGGTCGAGGTCGGTGACAACGAGGTCGGCCGGCATACCCACGCCGATGAGGGGATTACCGTTCGCCGATGCGGCGACCGCGTCCGCCGCCGCGATGCGCTGCTCCGGATGCCACGGGGTGCGCCCGTCGCGCGAGCGGCCGACAGCGGCAGCCATCGTCACCCACGGGTCGAGGGGGGCGACGGGGGCGTCCGATCCGAGCACGAGGAGCGCACCGGATGCCCGGAGGGACGCCAGCGCGAAGGCCCTGTCGGTGCGACCCTCCCAATAGTGGTCGGCCACGTCGCGGTCGTCCATCGCGTGTTCGGGCTGCACGCTGGCGGTCACGCCGGCCGCCGCGAACCGCGCGAAGTCGGCGCCCGCGACCAGTTGGGCGTGCTCGATGCGCCCGCCCGAGCCGAGGCGTTCGAAGGCGTCGAGGGCGAGGGCGTTCGCGTGGTCGCCGATCGCGTGCACTGCCGGCACCAGCCCCGCGGCCGTCGCGCGTTCGAGCAGGGCGAGCAGGTCATCCGGAACCACCGTCAGCATCCCGTACGACCCCGGCTGCCCTTCGAGCCCCGGGTATTCGTCGTAGCAGTAGGCGGTGCGCGTGTTCAGGGAGCCGTCGGTGATCACCTTGAACGGTCCGACGGTCAGGAGGCCGCCCGTCTTGGGGATGATGTCGCCGGTGCGCAGCCGCGCCTCGATCGCCTGGTCGAGGTGCGCGGTGTAGATGCCGACAGCGACGCGGAGGTCGCGTTGTCCCGCAGCGATCCGTCGCCGCCAGACGGCGAGGTTGTCGGCCATCTCGAGGTCGACGATGCCGACCACTCCGCGGGAGGCTGCCACGCGCGCCGCTTCCGCAGCCAGGGCGTCGCCGGCCTCGGCGCTGACGTCGTTCACGAGGCCGGTGACGCGGAAGCAGTCGTCTTCGCGGAGCAGTCCGGTCGGGTGGCCGGCGAGCCCGAAGTGGGCGAGAGCCGCCGAGTTCAGCCAGCAGCAGTGCAGGTCGCCACTGATCAGGATGACCTGCCGCGCACCCGCCACGGCGTCGAGGGCTGCGCGGTCGAGGGGCGACTCCCAGAGCCCGTCGCGGAGGCCGAAGCCGATGAGGGGGGCCGGCGCCGAATCGTCCGATGCCCCGACGCCGCCCGTGGCCGAGCCCAAGCCCGCGCCCGCACCGGGGCCCGCTCCCCCACCGCTGACGATCGATGCCACCCTCGCGAGCACGTCCCCCGCCGACGCGGTCGAGCCCGAGAAATCGTGCCGCCGGCCCTGCGCCGCCCACTGCGTGAAGTGCACGTGGTTGTCCCAGAGGCCCGGCACGAAGAATCGCCCGTCGAGCGCCAGCACGCGCGACCGGGACGGGGTCGATACGATGCCGTTCGGCACGATGGCGCGGATCCGCCCGTCGGCCAGAAGCACATCGAACGTGCCCTCGTGCCCGGGCATCCGACCGCCCTGCAGGAAGATGTCGTCGGTCATGCGGTCTGGGGCGGCACCGCGAGGGGGTGCACGCGGCGCATCTCGGCCGCGAGAGCGGGGTTCGCGTAGTGCTCGCCGACGCTCAGTTCGTGGATGATCCGCTCCACCGTCTCGGCAGGACGGTTCTGGCTGAGCTTCCACTTCGCCTCGATGCGGGTCGCCGTGAGGCGGAAGCCGACCGTGCCCGCGCTGATGCGGGCCGCGTACTCGGCGTTCTCGAGCGTCCCGTTCATACGGCGGGGCTCGGGCATCCGGTCTTCGAAGTGGTCGACGAGCCGCGCCAGCACGTCGAGGTTCTCCGCATCGGAGAGGATCTCAGGCACACCGTGCAGGTGCGCGACGATGAAGTTCCAGGTCGGCACCGCGGGATTCGCGTCGTACCAGCCCGGCGAGATGTAGCCGTGCGGGCCCTGCACCACCACGAGCACCTCGTGCTGGCCGAGTTCGTGCAGCCGTTCATCCGGCCGACCGACGTGGCTCAGGATGGCGATGCCGTCGGCGCTCTCGTCGAGCACCACGGGGTAGTGCGAGGCGACCAGGCCGTCTGACGTGTTGCTGACCAGCGTGACCGACGGGTTCTCCCTGATCAGGCGCCGGATCTCGTCATCGCTGGGCGCGTCGAAGGCCGGGTTCTCCCTCATGCGGCGACCGTTCGCGGCGTCTTCTGGTCTGTGGGGCACCAGTAGAGCTTTCGTGAGCCCATCTCTTCGAGCAGGATGTTCGTTCCGCAGACGCGGCAGGGCAGACCCTCGCGTTTGTACACCCAGTAGCGGTCGGCACGACTCCGACGCGCTTTCGCTTCGTCGGCGGGCGAGAGGTCGTCCATCGTGAGCATCATGCCGGTGCGGATGCCGATGTCGAGCAGGTAAACCCAGTCCTGCCAGAGCGCGCGCAGGCGTTTGACCGAGACGTTCTTCCCCGGGGTGTGCGGGTTCAACCGCGCCCGGAACAGCAGCTCGGCGCGGTAGACGTTGCCGATCCCGGCCACCACCGACTGGTCCATCAGCAGCAGTCCGATCGGCGTCGGCTTGGTGCGCACCCGCTTCACGAACCGGTCTTCGGATGCCCGGCTGGCGTCTTCGGCCGGGTCGGGGCCGAGCTTCTCGATCGCCACGGCGACCTGGGCGGAGTCGATCACCTCGCAGGCGGTCGGGCCGCGGAGGTCGGCGACGCTCTCGTCTGTCATGAGGCGCACACGCACCTGGCCCACGGGCTCGGGCGGGAAGGTCTCGAGGTCGGTGGACTTCGCCGTCTCGCTCTCGGCCATCCGCAGGGCACGACGGAGCCTCGGCGCGCCGATGCTGCCCCGTGCCTCCGACTCCTCGGTGATCGGCGACACGATGCCGAAGAAGTCCCAGGCGCCGTAGAGGCCGAGATGGATGCGCAACCACCTGTCGTTCTCGAACTCGAGGAACATCTGCTTGCCCACAGCGTGGGAGCTGAGCATCCGGAGCCCGTCGATCTCGGACGCGCCCTCGGCGAAGCGGCCCTGCGGGGAACTGACGGTGACGGTGTGGCCGACGAAGTCGCGCTCGAACTGGAGCGCGATGCGGTGGACGGAGTGGCCCTCGGGCATGGCGCGGGCTCCGCGCTACTCTGCCGAGGGCTGTGCGGAGGGTGCCGCGTCGGCCTGTGCGTCCGCAGCGGCCGGCACGTCTGCTCCCACGTGCACGCCCGTGATCGCCCCGGTCGCCTCGTACTCGGCGAGCTGCGCGATGCGGCGCGCGTGCCGCTCCTCGAAGGAGAACGGCTCCGTGATGAACGTGTCGATGAAGGAGACCGCCTCGTCGACCGTGTGCTGGCGCGCGCCGATCGCGATGAGGTTCGCGTCGTTGTGCTGGCGGGCCAGCAGCGCCGTCGCCTCGCTCCAGACGAGCGCCGCTCGCGCGCCGTTCACCTTGTTGGCGGCGATCTGCTCGCCGTTGCCCGACCCGCCGAAGACGATGCCGAGCGCCTCGACTCCCGCCCGCTGGTCGCGCACGACACCGAGCGCGGCATTGATGCAGAAGGAGGGGTAGTCGTCGATCGGGTCGTAGCCCGTCGGTCCGTGGTCGATGACCTCGTGCCCGGTGGCCGTGAGGTGGTCGAACAGGTGGCGACTGAAGTCGAGCCCAGCGTGGTCTGTGCCGAGGTGGATGCGCATCCCCCGAGTTTACAAGTCGCGGACCCCGTGCATGTGGCTAGGCTGGAGGGCGGAAATAACGCACGCACGCGACATCCGGCCCACGAGGCCGCGCCTCGCGTATCAGCCCCACGACCAGTACGGAGAACATCAGTTGCCTGGAGAGAACCTCACCCGCGATGAGGCCCGCGAGCGCGCCTCGCTCGTCTCGACGTCGAGCTACGACATCAGCCTCGACCTGACGACGGGCCCCGAGACGTTCCTCAGCACGACCACGGTGCGCTTCGCGGCGACCGAGGGTGCGTCCACGTTCATCGACGCCATCACGAAGACCGTGCGGAGCGTCACCCTGAACGGCACGGAGCTCGACCCCGCCGCCGTCAGCGACGGTGTGCGCATCCAGCTCGATGGGCTGCAGGCCGAGAACGAGCTCACCGTCGTGAGCGACGCGCTCTACACGAACACGGGCGAGGGCCTGCACCGCTTCGTCGACCCGGTCGACGGCGAGGTCTACCTGTACAGCCAGTTCGAGGTTCCGGACTCCCGCCGCGTGTTCGCGGTGTTCGAGCAGCCCGACCTGAAGGCGACATTCACGTTCACCGTGACGGCACCGAGCTACTGGCAGGTCGTGTCGAACTCCCCGACCCCCGAGCCCGTCGCAGCCGGCGAGGGCACCTCGACGTGGAGCTTCGAGCCGACGCCGATCCTCTCCTCCTACGTCACTGCCATCGTCGCCGGCCCCTACGTGGTCGAGCGGAGCGAACTCACCTCGAGCGACGGCCGCGTCATCCCGCTCGGCGTGTTCTCGCGGGCCTCCCTCTCCCAGTTCATGGACGCGGACTACGTGTTCGAGAAGACCCGCCAGGGCTTCGAGTTCTACGAGAACGCCTTCGACTATCCCTACCCGTTCGCCAAGTACGACCAGCTCTTCGTGCCCGAGTTCAATGCGGGCGCGATGGAGAATGCCGGCGCGATCACGTTCACCGAGGCGTACGTCTTCCGCTCGAAGGTCACGGATGCCCAGCGGGAGCGCCGCGTCGTGACGATCCTGCACGAACTGGCGCACATGTGGTTCGGCGACCTGGTCACGATGAAGTGGTGGAACGACCTCTGGCTGAACGAGTCGTTCGCCGAGTACGCCTCGACCCTCGCCACCGCCGAGGCCACCGAGTGGAAGGGCGCCTGGGCGACCTTCGCGTCGACCGAGAAGAGCTGGGCGTACCGCCAGGACCAGCTTCCCTCCACCCACCCGATCGTGGCGACGATCAACGACCTCGACGACGTGCAGGTGAACTTCGACGGCATCACCTACGCCAAGGGTGCCTCCGTGCTCAAGCAGCTCGTCGCGTGGGTCGGCCAGGACCAGTTCCTCGCCGGGGTCAGCCACTACTTCAAGAAGCACCAGTTCGGCAACACCGAGCTGAGCGACCTGCTGCTCGAGCTCGAGCACACCAGCGGCCGCGACCTCGCGGGCTGGTCGGCCGACTGGCTGGAGACCGCCGGCGTCAACACCCTGCGCCCGCTGGTCGAGACCGACTCCGACGGGGTCATCACCTCGTTCGTGATCGAACAGAGCGCCATCGAGGCGTACCCGACCATCCGCCCCCACCGCCTCGCGATCGGGTTCTACAACCTGCACGAGGGTGCGCTGATCCGCAACCACCGGGTGGAACTGGATGTCGCGGGCCCCTCGACCCCGGTCGACGAGCTGATCGGGCTGACCCGGCCCGACCTGGTGCTGCTGAACGACGACGACCTCGCCTACGCGAAGATCCGTCTCGACGACATCTCCCTCTCGACCGCGATCGCGCACCTCGCCGCGATCGAGGACGGTCTGGCCCGTTCCATCGTCTGGGGCTCGGTGTGGGACGCGACACGCGACGCCGAGACGAAGCCGCGCGACTTCGTGCGGCTGGTGCTCGGCAACGTGGCGACCGAGGACGAGTCGACCACGCTCCGCACGGCGCTGAACCAGGTCGTGCAGACGGCGAACACCTACGTCGCTCCGCCCTTCCAGGCGTCCACGCTGGCGCAGGCGGCCGACGAGCTGTGGGCCCTGGCGCGGAACGCGGCACCGGGTTCTGACGAGCAGTTCCAGTTCGTGAAGTTCTTCGCCGCGGCCGCACGCACCGAGGAGGCCCTGGCGCACGTCGCCGGACTGCTCGACGGCTCCGTGGTGCTCGACGGGTTGACCATCGACACCGACCTCACCTGGGACCTCCTCACCGCGCTGGTTGCGGGAGACAAGGCGGGAAGTGCGGAGATCGATGCTGCCCTCGCCGCGGACAACACCGCCTCGGGTGCACAGTCGGCCGCGAGCGCGCGGGCGTCGATCCCGACGGCGGAGGCCAAGGCGGCGGCGTGGGCATCCCTCGTCGACAGCGACAGCGCCTCGAACCTCATCGTGCGGGCGACGACCGTGGGCTTCCAGCGGGCGTCGGATGCCTCGCTCCTGACGCCCTACATCGCGAAGTACTTCGAGGTCGTGAAGACGCTCTGGGAGACCCGCACGTATCAGATCGCTGCGACGCTGATCACCGGTCTCTACCCGGCCGGCCTCGCCTCGGTGGAGCTCCGCGACGCGACCGTGGCGTGGCTGGCGACCGACCCGGAGCCCGCTGCACTCCGCCGCCTCGTGGTGGAGAACCTCGCGGGCGTCGAGCGGGCCCTGGCAGCGCAGGCACGCGACGCCGACTGAGTCGCAGATTCGACAGCGTCATCAGGGGCCCCTCAGAATCGTCTGGGGGGCCCTCGCTACGATTGAGGCCATATGAGCGACTTCTTCACCAACCTCGGAAACTTCTACACCTCGTACCAGCACCTGCTCAACATCGTCTTCATCGTGTTGGGTGCGCTGGTCATCCGCCTGATCCTGCTGCGCTCGGTCGACCGCGTGGTGAAACGGATCGTCACCGGCGTCAAGAAGAAGCACGACGCCGCCGACACAGAGGCGATCATGGCCTCTCCGGTCGCTGCGGTGCGGGTGGTGCAACGCACGCGCACCATGGGCAGTGTGCTGTCGAACGTCATCACCTGGGCGATCGTGGTGTTCGCGTTCATCCTGATCCTCGGCGAACTGCAGTTCCAGGTGACGGCGATCGTCGCCTCGGCCGGTGTGCTCGGCGCGGCCCTCGGCTTCGGCGCCCAGAACATCATCAAGGACATGCTGAACGGCCTCTTCATGGTGGTCGAGGACCAGCTGGGCGTGGGTGACGTCGTCGATCTCGGCCCTGCGACCGGTGTGGTCGAGGCGGTGGGCATCCGGGTCACGACCCTGCGCGACGTCAACGGAACGCTCTGGTTCGTGCGGAACGGCGAGATCCTCCGCGTGGGCAACATGTCCCAGGGCTGGGCGCGGGTCATCATCGACCTCGCGGTGCCGTACGACACCGATGTCGACGCCGTGCAGGAGAAGATGCTCGACACCGCCAGCACGATGACGTCGAGCCCGAAATGGCGCTCGAGGGTCATCGAGAAGCCCGAGATCTGGGGCCTCGAGAGCATCTCTGCCGAGGCACTCGTGATCCGGCTGGTCGTCAAGACGCGCACGAACGCGAAAGACGATGTCGCCCGCGAGCTCCGGATGCAGCTGAAGAAGGCCCTCGACGAGATGGGTGTGCACCTGCCGTCGCTGAACAGCATCGTGCTGAGCGGCTTCGAGGGGGCGAACTCGGTGTCGGGCGCGCGCCCGCCCCGCACCCGTCCGGTTCCCGTGGCCGAGACGCCCGGGCCCGATGGAACACCGGAGAATGGATCGGGTGGCCCCGGAACCCCGGGCAGCCCCGGCGGCAGCACGCCGCGCACCCCACCGCGAGGACGGATCCGATGACCGACGCCAGCCCTCAGCCCGCCAGCGGGATTCCGCTCATTCCGGTCGTTCCCACGGCGGGAGCCGCGGCATCCGGAACCGGCGAAGCCGCGGGTAGCACCTTCTACGAGCAGCTCGGCGGCCGCCCCACCTTCGAGAAGCTGGTGCGCGAGTTCTACCGGGGCGTTGCGTCGGATCCCGTCCTCGTGGCGATGTACCCCGAAGAAGACCTCGAAGGCGCGATCCAGCGCCTGACCGGCTTTCTCGAGCAGTACTGGGGCGGGCCGACGACCTACAGCCAGGAGCGCGGGCACCCGCGGCTCCGGATGCGGCACAACCCGTTCAAGGTGAACCCCGACGCGCGCGACCGGTGGTTGTCGCACATGCGCGCGGCCGTGGATTCGCTGCAGCTGGCGCCCCTGCAGGACGCGACGCTCTGGGACTATCTCGAACGCGCCGCTCATGCGATGGTGAACACGTTCGACGAGTAGCCGACACGGCTCGCGGGACGCCCGCGACGGGAACGAAGGAGTTCTGACATGAACGCACAGTCCGACGTCATCATCGTGGGCGCGGGCCTCGCCGGGCTGGTCGCGGCTGCCGAGCTGGTCGACGCCGGTCGGCACGTGACGATCGTCGAGCAGGAGCCCGAGGCGTCCCTCGGCGGGCAGGCGTGGTGGTCGTTCGGCGGACTGTTCCTCGTCGACAGCCCGGAGCAGCGCCGCCTCGGCGTTCACGACAGCCTCGACCTGGCCCGCCAGGACTGGTTCGCCTCGGCAGGATTCGACCGCGCCGAAGACGCCTGGCCGAAGCGCTGGGCCGAGGCCTACCTGCAGTTCGCCGCCGGTGAGAAACGCTCCTGGCTGCGGCAGCAGGGTGTGCGGTTCTTCCCCGTCGTCGGCTGGGCCGAGCGCGGCGGCGGCACGGCCCTGACGCACGGCAACTCCGTGCCGCGGTTCCACATCACGTGGGGCACGGGCCCCGGCGTGCTCGAGCCCTTCGTGCGCCGGGTGCAGGCGGGCATCCGGAGCGGACTCGTGACGATGCGGCACCGGCACCGGGTGGACGCCCTGGTGAACACCGACGGGCGCGTGACCGGCGTGCGCGGGGCGGTGCTCGAGCCCTCGTCTGCCGCGCGGGGTGAGACGAGCTCCCGGGTCGACGTCGCTCCGTTCGAGCTCGAGGCCTCGGCCGTCATCGTGACGAGCGGCGGCATCGGCGGCAACCACGACCTCGTGCGGCAGAACTGGCCGGCCCGGTTCGGGGCTCCCCCGGCCTCCCTGCTCTCCGGCGTTCCGGCGCACGTCGACGGGCGGATGCTCGGCATCACCCGCGCGGCAGGGGGTACCCTCATCAACTCCGACCGCATGTGGCACTACACCGAGGGCATCACGAATTTCGACCCGGTGTGGCCGGCGCACGGCATCCGGATCCTGCCGGGGCCCTCGTCGCTCTGGCTCGACGCCACGGGGAAGCGACTGCCGGTGCCGCTCTTCCCCGGCTTCGACACGCTCGGAACGCTGGAGCACATCCTCTCGACCGGTTACGACCACAGCTGGTTCGTGCTCACGCAGAAGATCATCGAGAAGGAGTTCGCTCTCTCGGGCAGCGAGCAGAATCCCGACCTCACCGGCAGAGACCTGCGGCTGCTGGCATCCCGCGTCGGTCCGGGCGCGCCCGGACCCGTCGAGGCGTTCAAGGCGCGGGGTGTCGACTTCGTCGTGGCATCCTCCCTGCCGGAGCTGCTCTCGGGGATGCAGTCCCGCTCCGGCGATGCTCCGCTCGATACAGCGCGGGTGACGGCCGAGATCGAGGCGCGGGACCGCGAGATCGGGCACGAGTTCACGAAGGATGCCCAGATCACGGCTGTGCGCGGGGCACGGCAGTACCTCGGCGACAAGCTGATCCGGGTGGCTGCGCCGCACCGGCTGCTCGACCCGGCGGCCGGGCCCCTGATCGCGGTGAAACTGCACATTCTGACGCGCAAGTCGCTCGGCGGCATCCAGACCGACCTCGCAGGCCGCGTACTCGGTGCAGCGGGGTCGCCGGTGCCCGGGC
Above is a genomic segment from Subtercola boreus containing:
- a CDS encoding TMEM175 family protein, with the protein product MGEVNDRYRGILKSVGNTERLQYFSDAVFAIALTLLVLEIALPEIQDPTNLTINEGLLDLWPKFLAYALSFGVIAINWAGHHRKFAVTTGFDAGVVWIDLLLLFLIAFLPFPTSLLSDYPGYVTPVILYAAIVSAISLVQFWLWSYAYRKSFLDERIDRSIYRMVRADLLVVPVVFIVSIPIALLPFDWAAFAAMYFWIVTWPANIVIGRLRARTSA
- a CDS encoding carboxypeptidase-like regulatory domain-containing protein, which translates into the protein MTDVDLRRLGGFRMRGAAILAALAVAAGLVIAGPVVAQADAAEGDTLGSVSGVVFGGSSGGPRLAGVRVTLSGEAFGCDGEEPRTVYDKSVVTDSAGKFTFTDALATRTCAGESPNRVSYRLAGSAAHSGDFVARSLEDSPAFVLTPNATLSTTVVLLPSAVISGHITTTALPSVGVGGLVVQAKDNSHGSIIFTATTDAAGYFRINGLTKAQYAVQPVSDPLLNQPSPQIVEVVAGQKVTNADFQMSEKTFITGVVTSPAGKPLPNIAVSAQTAATVITSSSGRYTIGPFAGTVGVKVTYTDPSLRYSTVFRSTTAAPDTDRTIDVSLVAAATVSGTARLQSSGAPVAAVTVKLTPRYPGLPSPTATTGADGAYRFPGVAPGSYSVSFTPKEKGSFRQWWRASPTSAAASTLTVSAGQQLTAVDANINTALTLATLRGTVTLQSSPPRPDGAAIVSLVRPSDGVVIYSTTTDTAGRWSIGSVIPAPYTVRFTPSNPGFLTRWLGGSTDPAKATVVTVGTAADLSELDAALALKHPFDQAPTPTIVGSPTVGSTVIAAAGTWLPTPDAFTYQWMRKGVAIAGATNKSYAITAADLGFKLTVAVRGAKGDQIAQTKTSGPTVAVTNLGVLNGPTPTISALDTSVGTRLVAKTGTWKPDPVTLSFLWLRNGGPISGATSSTYTLTAKDIGAHISVSVTGTKAGYAASTRTSSETATVVGVLTSVPTPAIGGTPTVGSNLYVATPAWGPAPVGLTFQWKRSGSPIAGATGSFYRLAAADAGARITVTVTGTKAGYYTRSVTSQATTSIRTAG
- a CDS encoding transposase, whose product is MAEFSCPNCGHTITRDEERAEAALDLGVWICPACGFEAAFE
- a CDS encoding Dps family protein, with protein sequence MSDVVTTIKSSSNPDVAAAAAQFLSQVVIDSQALVLNGKQAHWHVRGANFIAVHELIDEIVEHAEDHADTAAERVVALGLPIDARVGTVAAKTTLPELPAGFQPAEVMVAVLVASIDALLVSVNKAITELGAIDAPSQDVAIQIARSLEKDRWFLFAHIATV
- a CDS encoding amidohydrolase, encoding MTDDIFLQGGRMPGHEGTFDVLLADGRIRAIVPNGIVSTPSRSRVLALDGRFFVPGLWDNHVHFTQWAAQGRRHDFSGSTASAGDVLARVASIVSGGGAGPGAGAGLGSATGGVGASDDSAPAPLIGFGLRDGLWESPLDRAALDAVAGARQVILISGDLHCCWLNSAALAHFGLAGHPTGLLREDDCFRVTGLVNDVSAEAGDALAAEAARVAASRGVVGIVDLEMADNLAVWRRRIAAGQRDLRVAVGIYTAHLDQAIEARLRTGDIIPKTGGLLTVGPFKVITDGSLNTRTAYCYDEYPGLEGQPGSYGMLTVVPDDLLALLERATAAGLVPAVHAIGDHANALALDAFERLGSGGRIEHAQLVAGADFARFAAAGVTASVQPEHAMDDRDVADHYWEGRTDRAFALASLRASGALLVLGSDAPVAPLDPWVTMAAAVGRSRDGRTPWHPEQRIAAADAVAASANGNPLIGVGMPADLVVTDLDPLASDPDELRGMPVSATFLAGRPTHLAPWATALA
- a CDS encoding FMN-binding negative transcriptional regulator, which produces MRENPAFDAPSDDEIRRLIRENPSVTLVSNTSDGLVASHYPVVLDESADGIAILSHVGRPDERLHELGQHEVLVVVQGPHGYISPGWYDANPAVPTWNFIVAHLHGVPEILSDAENLDVLARLVDHFEDRMPEPRRMNGTLENAEYAARISAGTVGFRLTATRIEAKWKLSQNRPAETVERIIHELSVGEHYANPALAAEMRRVHPLAVPPQTA